The genomic segment GCTGGACGCCGCCGAGGAGACGGAGCGGACGGACGGGACCGAGCAGACCGGCCAGACGGAGCAGACCGAGCAGACGGGGGAGGACCACCGGTGACCACCGCACCGGCCGCCGAGAGGCCGGCCACCACCACCCGCAGGCCCGCCACCATGGCGCAGGCCCTCAACCGCGCCCTGCGCGACGCGATGGCCGCCGACGCGGCGGTGCACGTCCTCGGTGAGGACGTCGGCCCGCTGGGCGGCGTCTTCCGGATCACCGACGGGCTGGCCGCCGAGTTCGGCGACGACCGCTGCGCCGACACCCCGCTGGCGGAGGCGGGCATCCTCGGCACGGCCGTCGGCATGGCGATGTACGGGCTGCGGCCGGTCGTCGAGATGCAGTTCGACGCCTTCGCCTATCCCGCTTTCGAACAACTGCTCAGCCATGTGGCGAAGATGCGGAACCGCACGCGCGGTGCCATGCCGCTGCCCATCACGGTGCGGGTGCCGTACGGCGGCGGCATCGGCGGCGTCGAGCACCACAGTGACTCCTCCGAGGCCTACTACATGGCGACGCCCGGTCTCCACGTCGTCACCCCCTCCACGGTCGCCGACGCCTACGGCCTGCTCCGCGCCGCCATCGCCTCCGACGACCCGGTGGTCTTCCTGGAGCCCAAGCGGCTCTACTGGTCCAAGGCCGACTGGTCCCCGGAGTCCCCGGAGACCGTCGCCCCGATCGGCCGCGCGGCGGTCCGCCGTACCGGCCGCTCGGCCACGCTCATCTCCTACGGCCCGTCCGTGCCCGTCTGCCTGGAGGCGGCGGATGCGGCCCGCGAGGAGGGCTGGGAGCTGGAGGTCGTCGATCTGCGCTCCCTGGTGCCGTTCGACGACGAGACGGTGACCGCCTCCGTCCGCCGCACCGGCCGGGCCGTCGTGGTGCACGAGGCCACCGGATTCGCCGGCCCCGGCGCGGAGATCGCCGCCCGGGTCACCGAACGCTGCTTCCACCATCTGGAGGCCCCGGTGCTCCGCGTCACCGGGTTCGACATCCCGTATCCGCCGCCCATGCTGGAGAAGCACCATCTGCCCGGTGTCGACCGTGTCCTCGACGCGGTGGCCCGGCTCCAGTGGGAGGCGGACCTCACCGGCCGCGAGGGGGCGCGCTGATGGCCGCCGTCCGTGAATTCGCGCTGCCCGATCTGGGCGAGGGGCTGACCGAGGCGGAGATCGTCCGCTGGCTGGTGGAGGTGGGCGACGTCGTCGCCGTCGACCAGCCCGTCGTCGAGGTGGAGACGGCCAAGGCCATGGTGGAGGTCCCCTGCCCCTACGCGGGGGTGGTCACGGCCCGCTTCGGCGAGGAGGGCACGGAACTCCCGGTCGGCGCGGCACTGCTGACGGTCGCCGTGGGAGCGGCATCCGCGGCGGGCGGCGACGCGGGCTCCGGCGGCCCGGCCGCTTCCGGGGAGCAGGGGCCGGAGGGCTCCCGCGCGCCCGCGGCGGGGGACGGGGCGACGGACGGGGCGGCCGGTGAGGGCTCCGGCAACGTCCTCGTCGGCTACGGCACCGGAGCGCCCCCCGCGCGCCGCCGCCGGGTCCGCCCGGCCACGGGGACCGGCGCCCGCGGCACCACGGGCGCGGGCCGCGCCCCGGCGGCCATGGGGGACACCCGTTCCCGGAACGGCTCCCGCCCCGCGGGCGGCTCCGGCCGCACCGGGTACGGCGGGACGGGCTTCCGCGAGCCGGGGGTGGAGACCGGCCCCGGCACCACCGCCGGACCGGTGCGCGGCGCCGCCCCCGCCCCCGGCACGGCCGGTGCGCCCGGCGCGGGCGGAGGCGCTGCCGGGACGGACGGGCGGGACGGGCCGGTGGCCGTCATCTCCCCGCTGGTCAGGCGGCTGGCCCGGGAACACGGCCTCGACCTGCGGCAGTTGGCGGGCTCGGGCCCCGAGGGGCTGATCCTCCGCGCCGATGTCGAGAGCGCGGTGCGGCGGGCCGCCTCGGGAGCCGGCCCGGTCGCTGCGGCCACGGGACCGGAGACGCCGGCCCTCGCGGAGACACCGGCCCTCGTGGAGCCGCGCACGGCCGGGACCGGTGCCGCCGGCGGCGGGGAGCCGCCGTCCTCCGCGGCCCGTACGGGGACCCCACCGGCGACCGCGGCGGCCGGGCGGGGCCTGCGCTCCGAGCGGATCCCGCTGCGCGGCATCCGGGGGGCCGTCGCCGACAAGCTGTCCCGCAGCCGGCGCGAGATCCCGGACGCCACGACCTGGGTCGACGCCGACGCCACCGAACTGCTGGCGGCGCGGTCGGCGATGAACACCCCGGGGCGCCCCAAGGTGTCGCTGCCCGCGCTGCTGGCCCGGATCTGCACGGCGGCCCTGGCCGAGTACCCGGAGCTGAACTCGACCGTGGACTCCGCGGCCCGCGAGGTCGTCCGGCTCCCGGTCGTGCACCTGGGGTTCGCGGCGCAGACCGGCCGGGGCCTGATGGTGCCGGTGATCCGGGACGCCCACACGCTCGGCGCCGCCGCGCTCTCGGAGGAGTTCGCCCGGCTCACGGAGGCCGCCCGCGCGGGCCGGCTCACCCCCGCCGAACTGACCGGCGGCACCTTCACCCTCAACAACTACGGCGTCTTCGGCGTCGACGGCTCCACACCGATCATCAACCACCCGGAGGCGGCCATGCTCGGCGTCGGCCGGATCGCCCCGAAACCCTGGGTGCACCGGGGGGAGCTGGCCGTGCGGCAGGTGGTGCAGCTGTCGCTCACCTTCGACCACCGGGTCTGCGACGGCGGCACGGCCGGCGGCTTCCTGCGCCATGTGGCCGACTGCATAGAGCAGCCGGCCCTGCTCCTGCGCACGCTCTGACACGGCCACCCGTGCCGGTCGGAACGGAACGCGGCACACGGGACGCGGGACGCCGGGCGGGCGGGGGCGCGGGACCGGCCGGCCGGTTGTCCGGGCCGGCCGGCCTCCGGTGATACTCGGGGCATGACTGTGCTGGTGTACGACGCCGTGGTGCTGGCCGGCGGGGCCGCGAAGCGGCTGGGCGGGGCGGACAAGCCCGGACTGCGGGTGGGCGGCCGCCCCCTGCTGGACCGGGTGCTGGACGCCTGCCCGGACGCGGCCGGGACGGTCGTCGTCGGCTCGCGCCGGCCGACCGTACGGCCCGTGCGCTGGACGTTCGAACAGCCGCCGGGCGGCGGGCCCCTGGCGGCGCTCGACGCGGGCGTCCGCCACGTCACCGCCCCGGTCGTGCTGGCGCTCTCCGCCGATCTTCCGTTCCTGACGGCGGACACCGTACGAGCCCTGCTCACCGCCCTCGACGCGCCGTACACGGAAGCGGGCGCGGACGCCGGCACGGGCACGGGCGCGGGGGCCGGGATCGCCGCGGCCGCGGAGACGGGCCCGGACAGGGAGGCCGCCGCCCCGCAGCCGTACGCCCGGGCCCGCCGCCCGGAGAGCCCGTACCTCCCGGCCGGCCCGGCCCGCCCCGACGGCGTGCTGCTGACCGACGCCGACGGCCGGGACCAGCCCCTCGTCGCCGTCTACCGCACCGAGCCGCTGCGCCGCGAACTCGCCCTGATCGCGGCCGAACACGGTGGCCTCGCGCACCTCCCGCTGCGCCTGCTCACCGCGGACCTGTCGCTCCGCCGTCTGCCGGCCCCCGACCCCGCCGCGGCGTTCGACTGCGACACCTGGGACCACCTTGCCGCGGCACGGGCCCGCATCAGGGACCATGGGCGGGTGTTGGACGAATGGATTTCCGAAGTCAAGAAGGAACTCGGCATCGAGCTGGACGTGGACACCGCCGCGCTCCTCGATCTCGCCCGTGACGCCGCCCACGGGGTGGCCCGGCCCGCCGCGCCGCTCACCACCTTCCTGGTGGGTTACGCGGCCGGTCGTTCCGGGGGCGGTCCCGAACAGGTGCTGGCCAACGTCCGCCGGGCCGAGGCACTCGCCGCGCGCTGGGCCGAGGAGGCGGGCGAGGACCCGGGGAAGAACACGGAATGACGCACCGGGGAGCGGACCGCGGTGCAGCCGGCGCCGACCGGGACGTCGACGAGGCCCTCGCGATCGCCAACGACGGCCCGCCCTCGCCGCGTACGGCCGTGGCACCCTCCGCGGGATCCGCCGCGGAGCCGGCGGCACCTCCCGCCGGGGCACGCCCCGAACCGGCCGCCGCGGCACCCGGCGGATCGGCCGGACCGTCCGCCGGACCGCTCGCCGGGGCCGACGGCGCCTGGGACCCGTGGGAACGGATCAACGGCGACGGTTCGCCGGAGGGGGCGGCGTCCTCCCCGGAGGGGGCGGCGCCCGGCGGAGAGCCGGTGGACGGCCACGGTCACGGGCATGGCCACAGCCATAACCACGACCGCGACCACAACCGCGACCGCGACCGCGATCACGGCTGCCACACCGCAACCGGCGACAGGGAGCCCCCGGTGGGCCACGCCGTACACACCGGAGGGCCGGGCCCGTCCGGCGCCCCGGGGGCAGGCGCCGGGCACCGGCACGGGGCCATGCCCTGGTCCGAGGCCCGCGCCACCGCGGCCCGCGCGGTGCGCGGTCCGCTGGCCCCGGAGGTCCGTCAACTCCCGGACGCGCTGGGCACGGTGCTGGCCGAGCCGCTCACCGCGCTGACCGA from the Streptomyces xinghaiensis S187 genome contains:
- a CDS encoding alpha-ketoacid dehydrogenase subunit beta; the encoded protein is MAQALNRALRDAMAADAAVHVLGEDVGPLGGVFRITDGLAAEFGDDRCADTPLAEAGILGTAVGMAMYGLRPVVEMQFDAFAYPAFEQLLSHVAKMRNRTRGAMPLPITVRVPYGGGIGGVEHHSDSSEAYYMATPGLHVVTPSTVADAYGLLRAAIASDDPVVFLEPKRLYWSKADWSPESPETVAPIGRAAVRRTGRSATLISYGPSVPVCLEAADAAREEGWELEVVDLRSLVPFDDETVTASVRRTGRAVVVHEATGFAGPGAEIAARVTERCFHHLEAPVLRVTGFDIPYPPPMLEKHHLPGVDRVLDAVARLQWEADLTGREGAR
- a CDS encoding dihydrolipoamide acetyltransferase family protein, whose protein sequence is MAAVREFALPDLGEGLTEAEIVRWLVEVGDVVAVDQPVVEVETAKAMVEVPCPYAGVVTARFGEEGTELPVGAALLTVAVGAASAAGGDAGSGGPAASGEQGPEGSRAPAAGDGATDGAAGEGSGNVLVGYGTGAPPARRRRVRPATGTGARGTTGAGRAPAAMGDTRSRNGSRPAGGSGRTGYGGTGFREPGVETGPGTTAGPVRGAAPAPGTAGAPGAGGGAAGTDGRDGPVAVISPLVRRLAREHGLDLRQLAGSGPEGLILRADVESAVRRAASGAGPVAAATGPETPALAETPALVEPRTAGTGAAGGGEPPSSAARTGTPPATAAAGRGLRSERIPLRGIRGAVADKLSRSRREIPDATTWVDADATELLAARSAMNTPGRPKVSLPALLARICTAALAEYPELNSTVDSAAREVVRLPVVHLGFAAQTGRGLMVPVIRDAHTLGAAALSEEFARLTEAARAGRLTPAELTGGTFTLNNYGVFGVDGSTPIINHPEAAMLGVGRIAPKPWVHRGELAVRQVVQLSLTFDHRVCDGGTAGGFLRHVADCIEQPALLLRTL
- a CDS encoding DUF6457 domain-containing protein, which codes for MTVLVYDAVVLAGGAAKRLGGADKPGLRVGGRPLLDRVLDACPDAAGTVVVGSRRPTVRPVRWTFEQPPGGGPLAALDAGVRHVTAPVVLALSADLPFLTADTVRALLTALDAPYTEAGADAGTGTGAGAGIAAAAETGPDREAAAPQPYARARRPESPYLPAGPARPDGVLLTDADGRDQPLVAVYRTEPLRRELALIAAEHGGLAHLPLRLLTADLSLRRLPAPDPAAAFDCDTWDHLAAARARIRDHGRVLDEWISEVKKELGIELDVDTAALLDLARDAAHGVARPAAPLTTFLVGYAAGRSGGGPEQVLANVRRAEALAARWAEEAGEDPGKNTE